Within the Erigeron canadensis isolate Cc75 chromosome 6, C_canadensis_v1, whole genome shotgun sequence genome, the region TTATCATCTTTGTCCTCTATTATTGGCCAAGCAAAAGTAGTGTTTCCTTGTAGAAATGCACAAAAAATTTACCTTGTAATCCCTTAATTCCGATATGAGTGATGTTTCCTGACACTGgatcataaataaaaagtttattttgatatttaaaaaaattgtcacGGCCATTCGCCAATTCGATTATGGGTGCACCATTCTTTCGGAATCCCAGTGTTGTACTTATTGATGAATCAGGCGTATTAACGGAGTATAGCCTATTAAAGGATTTAGTACAATCACGCCCAATCATCATCCATAAATGACAAATTTCTCTCTGATTGTACATATCAAACATGACAACAGCAAGATACTCCCTTAAATTAAATACCGACATCTCGACATAAGGGTAGTGTGCTAAATGCTTAGGAAGGTTTACTTTGGTGAATTCTTCAGTTGCCAAATTAAATGAGATGATCAGATTGGGATTCCTTGAACTATCATTCATATTAATCCTATCGAAGCCAACCCAATAAATAAACCCGTCTACAACTGTCTGACAAGATCCAAATCCAATCGATTTATGAGGGACATTGCAACTTTAACGGACTTCTCCAAATCCCTCCCGAACTACTTAACGTAAATACCTCAACTTGGGTGCTAGTATTTACATCTTTTAATTTACTCCAATCAGAAACATATCTAATCTTGACAAGCTTCGGGTCAAGATTGCCAGGACAAACACCAAAACCAACAATAGTCCTATAGGACTTTTCGCGTGACACATTTGGTACTGCAATGTCAACAGTTTTTCTCAACGACGGGTTCCAGATAACAACATTACTCATTTTATCATCGTACACGCAAAACAGGCCATGAGAACTACCGACTATTTTTGAATCAGGACTAAATTTGTTAACCGAATCCGGAACAAACACACTAACCTTTTGATTCGGGAAAGTGTCATCATCGACAATGGACACATATTTTACCTGTCCGTCATTGCAATCTCGTTTCCTTATAAGAAGATGAGGTTTCGCCGGATGGCGGAGGGTATGAGCGGTAACAAACTCTTTGCTATCGATCATAGACTTCCATGCCTTTGACACCGATCGGCACCGAATCACTGATTTGATATCAGGGATTCTTTGAATGATTTCCATTTGTATTTCAAGAGGGATGTTATTGTCCGACATTTTGATTGTGTCACACTGTCACTCACTCTAGGGTTTTgaataataatcttttttttttttggtggtcTCTGTTCTTGTCATTCTTTTTAGGGAGAGGATGAATCTCATCActtctttttatatgtttccaACTTTTCATTATTGGGGTCTTAGTCCGTGTAATTTTAATTGGTTTAAATTTAGTCCTTGATACAAGtaggatttgttttttttttaaaaatgatttacTTAATTACTTGatagtatttaattaattagactTATGCTtgcgcaatgcgacggcggtgGGGTAGTGATAGcgaagatggtggtggtgacggtggtggggacGGTGATGGGGGCGTCAATGGtgataaatgtaaaagtaattgatattgaAGGtgataatgtagttattttaagtgttgagtgatatatatcttaaattattttattaatggtAATATCAGCATATTAGATGAAGAGgtttaaataagtaaataaaggAGAATgatattttctgtttttaaaggcagaaaatttaaagaaaaaataaagtggtttgtttaattagatagtatagattaataaatttatacaaCCAAGCTTCTCAGATCTTGCCTATGTTGgagttaagtttttttttagtttggttttaaagttcacactTCACATATCATTTGTGAATATAATGTAAGAAAGATCAGagataagttttttattttgttgaatgttttgatatatgttacacaaaatttcattttgattgtttttatgGAGTAAATACGCAATGGTTATACCTGTTGaaccaaaaaaaattcttcCTAACATGTGCTTAGGGACAATGGCAAGCATTGAAATACTAACACTAATGACATCCACAAATATACACTAATAACATCCACAACTATACTAATTACATGTAGGACCATCATACTTACTGAACATCGATGACCGGATTGGGTTAACCAACGAGAAGTTTCTTAAATCGTAGTAACCAGAAGCTAGTAATGGTCAAACAATAGTAAAAGGTCATAGCAAATCATGTGGCAACTTGCCCACTTGTAATAAAGATATAGGTAAATGTGATTTTTTGATCCTCGAGACGCTCTTCAAACCAATCATAGACTTTATCCGAGCACAAACCTGATTCTCTACAACTCCCACATATCCAACCTGTCACGAGTCACGACTATAGATTCATGTTGCAACTAGTTGCTGACATAGTGGATTTCGATAGTCAAACTTCACCATAGCATGAAAGGACTAAGGAACCTTAGTGATATAGTATAGGTTAATAACTTCAGTTTATGCACTAGTTAGCTAGCTGCTTCCGATAGATAGATTAGTAGTTACTTCCATCAATTGCCTGACTTGCGCTTAATAGTTTGTTCTTCGTAACTCATATGTCATCCAAGTTCAAATCGTTTTAATCACTACACTAGCcacttataaattttaaagtacCATTTCTAAATCTTAGTTAATTAGTCTTTAAGATCATTTCAATCATCAAACCAATGTGCTTCTAAAAACCCATAGTTTGCTGTACTATTATAAATCAAGTTAGTTAATTTGTAAGTCTACTTAATTTGGGATATGTATATTTCTATGATATAATGTAAtaccataaatatttatatgaaaaatactCATGACTTATTGTACATCACCTTTTACTCTATCTTTTATCTCTCAATTCAGTGGTCCTCAAGCAATACAAAAATAATGTGGTGCACATGATTTGTTTCCCTCATGGGTGACTAACAGTTGACTTCAGTTGTATATCAGCCTCAGAATATACCATATCTAGCTCTTTAAAAACCACAACTCCCTAACCACTGCCCTACTATCAAACACACTACACTCAATCATGTCATCCGGTCCAACCTGCTCCGAAGAGCTAACCCCTCTTTTCGGCTCAGGGGCCAATGCCACCGCTGCAGCGGAATACATATGTACACGCTTCAACAACACCTCAGAAACATTCAATATTACCACACGTGCCATTGACAACACTTACCTTCTATTTTCGGCTTACCTTGTGTTTGCCATGCAACTCGGGTTCGCTATGTTATGTGCAGGGTCGGTCCGGGCCAAAAACACTATGAACATAATGCTCACTAATGTCTTGGATGCTGCAGCTGGAGGCATTTCTTATTACGTTTTTGGGTTTGCGTTCGCCTTTGGTACTCCGTCTAACGTTTTCATTGGCAAACATAACTTTGGGCTGAAATCGATCCCATCCGATAATTACGACTATAGTTACTTTTTATACCAATGGGCCTTTGCGATTGCTGCAGCTGGTATTACTAGTGGCTCCATTGCAGAAAGAACTCAGTTTGTGGcttaccttatttattcttcctTCTTGACAGGTCTCTATATccttttatctatcattttatatttatgttctttttactaacatttttattttatttttttggttaaaaaaaaaaaaccaaacatttttatcttttttttggtTGAAGAAAAGGCTAACATTTTTGTAccagtttgtttattttttgtcCAAATAAGTGTACAAAGTATATAAAGTTGATAGTCATAAAAAATAGGTACATTAAGAGGTGTTAATTATGAGCTCAAATTTTCTTTACCATTCATTCTCATATACATCATTATACAACGAGTATAATACCTGCACGTTGCGGCgtaattttgttttaggagcgacaatttgttataagggtagataCGGTAATTCAGTGTTGTAGTGTACGGAGGCCAATTTTGAGAATCATATATACAGTGAAAGGggttttttggaagaaaaaaaaaatatgcttaattttttaagacatatcatacataaaaattcaaaatgcatagatatttttattatgtataggATTTATCCTTTCAAGAGGTGGAAATTATGACCTTGACTTTTTCTTTACCATTCATTTTCATATcattatacaatttatataaatatatatataaggaaagtctatatatatatattatctatttttttgaaaggtcaTTATACGTATTTCTATCTTTATGTTAGCAATAAGATAAGATGTAACAAAAATGCATAATATTGTTCCAGCCCATTTGTTTGCTAATTGTGGATGTCAATAATTATTTCATGTCAGCAAATTGATAGGAATTTGGGAATAAGACAAAATATACGTTCACAATTTGTATGTATGTTAATCTGTCACATTATTCAATATTGTAATATACTAGAACAGATATGTTTACGTAtagttaataatataataactgTTAAATCTAGCCAGCAAAGTTGTAAGTTATGAGAagatttaaaatgttaatttcATTGGTTACAGGTTTTGTGTATCCGATAGTGTCACATTGGGTATGGTCTAGTGATGGTTGGGCAAGCGCCACAAAATCTAGTGGTGACCTCCTGTTTGGATCAGGAGCCATCGATTTTGCTGGCTCGGGTGTTGTCCATATGGTGGGTGGCATAGCTGGCCTCTGGGGTGCGGTAATTGAAGGTCCAAGAATTGGAAGATTTGATCGTTCTGGACGATCTGTTGCCTTACGAGGTCACAGTGGTTCTCTTGTAGTTTTGGGTACTTTCCTTTTATGGTTTGGTTGGTACGGTTTCAATCCGGGTTCTTTTATCAAAATTTCGATATTATATCGTCCTACGGATACTTATTATGGTCAATGGAGTGCGGTTGGTAGGACAGCTGTTACAACCACATTGGCTGGATGCACTGCTGGATTGACCACATTATTTAGCAAACGGCTACTAGTTGGTCACTGGAATGTGACCGACGTGTGTAATGGGTTGCTAGGAGGTTTAGCCGCCATTACCTCAGGGTGTTCAGTGGTTGAGCCATGGGCTGCAATCATTTGTGGATTCGTTGCAGCTTGGGTTTTAATAGGATTTAACAAGCTTGCAGAAAAATTAAAGTACGACGACCCATTAGAAGCTGCACAACTACACGGTGGGTGTGGAGCGTGGGGCTTATTGTTCACGGGTTTGTTTGCTAAGAAACAATATGTCAATGAGGTGTATGCCAAAGGGAGGCCTTACGGGCTTTTTATGGGGGGCGGTGGAAATCTATTTGCGGCTCAGATAATTCAAATACTCGCGATCATTGGTTGGGTGAGTGCCACCATGGGCCCACTTTTCTACCTGTTGAAGAAACTCAAGTTGTTGAGGGTTTCGCAAGAAGATGAAATGGCGGGAATGGACATGACAAGGCATGGTGGATTTGCATATGTTTACCATGATGAGGAGGTTAGTTCTCATCCACCCCCAGGGTTCATGATGAGAAGGATCGAGCCATCGACTGAAAGTCCAGGACCCACTAATGGGTCAACAAACAACGTTGTCTAGTCTACCGGTTCCTCTTGATTCCGGGTCCAAGTCACAAAACTTTGAATaccattcaagaaaaaaagCATACATTATAGTGGAATCAGAAACTGCAACTAGAGATGCAATGCAGGTTTCATATCCTAGATCACGTAGATGTCGTCTTTCTTGTTGAACTCAATATAGTTTTTGTGTTTGATGATCAATATGTTCATATTCTAGGCTTGTAATTAATTATTGTTGTCTCAGTATTTTAAGTTTAGTTCTCATGTTTAAGATCTTATTTGTGGATGAAATTATGTATGGATACTTTCCAATTAGCTATGGCTTTTCCATATTGATTCAATTATGTAGTCAAACTATgtaaaaacatacaaaaatgtTGAACACTAAAGTTATCATTCGTAGGGGTACATGGCACCAAAGTAAACCAGAATGAGCCTATCCCCTATTGTAGCGAGTTTTAGGATGCATATAGTGAACGTCTATCCCATACTGGGGCGGTCCTAGTTCTATATTTCCATGTGACTATGCTTTCAACTGATGAAATTACTTGATCCTGAACAATTGACTTGAATGCGTCAGATAAACTAAATGGGTCAGTTTACTTGGTATTGTGTTTGATTTGTTTGAGTGGAACATCATATCCAAATGGGTCTAAATGGGATACAAATAAAAACCCATTAAAGAAATTCATGGTTGCAACTGGTTATcatgaaattcaaaattaaaaggaaaaaaagagtaTGAACTTGGCTCAtgtgacccgttacccaacccatccatttTACAACATTGAGTTGAGTCACTGAACTTTAGTTGGATCGATGCAGGCCAAACATTAATTCATTGCCTACATGATCTTCTCTTGTATTTGGAATagcataatcttttgaaatattaataCCCTTTTTAACTTGTGATAATGCTCATACAAAACTTTGAAGGGATGTTCAAAAAACTTAATATCTTCACTACAGACTATCTAAAGATCAGGGTGTATAGCAGCAACAATGACCAAGAGCGTTGGTATCTGAAGTAGCGATACACTCGCCAACCTTCCAACCACGAGGGATGCAAGTGTTTTTGCATTGAGTCACTGAACTTTGGTTCGATGGATCACACTCAACTTCGGTGCAATACTTTTTTCCATCCCAATTGATACCCACACCTgacaaaaatacaaaacaagACTCAACATTTATATATCGAGAGATCATACGTAATTAACTTTAATTAGCAAGTATAACATGTTATATTCGAATATAATCCCCGCCAGTTAATAAGTTCTGctactacaagtctacaacaaTTACAAGTATTGGTAATTAACACCATAAAAAATGAGCTTTTTGAGACAACAATGTCcctaaaagttattttattttgaatttttaaatttatttaacacAAAGTGAGATAAGAGAAGGTAAAATATATCGAGTgatacttttatataaaaataaagagaatgttcatatgaaagaaaaaaaaaaagacctcgGACAAAAGTGTGTAGGTACATATTATCAATGCAAGTGAATAAACTTAAAGTATCAATATGTATTAGTGCATACGTACCATTAGATACCCTAGCCGATGTAACAGTGGCTGTAAGAATCACAAAAataatgatgaatttgatgagctGCATGTTTTttctaataacttttttttaatcttatttgAAATTCTCCTTGATTTTTCTTACTGCAAATTCTGCGCTCTCGTAATGGAATTTATAGTGACGATTTTAAATAACTCAattaatatcaaattttaaCCATTTGATCGAAATATATTAATTACCATTTCCAAATAACTTAAGTAATTTGTTAATTGTATTTGTAGTCTTGATTTTACTGAATATATAGTTTGATCtcaacatttttatatttgggagtgattttaatttcaatcttttactcaaaataaatatgtaaaaatatattataaagattcattaatatatttaaggAAAATTTTCAAGACACCTAATAGTTGTCATTAGTAGCTTATTAGGCTATGCGGAATGAAGCGTTTCTTGCCCAGAACGCCCGCTGGGCAAAAAAAATTGTCCTCGTTCGATTATGGACGTCTCTCGCTTCAACTTTTCCTTTGACTATAGTACAAAAAGCAATCTGATCTTTGACTTAATATGATGACACATGGCAAAGTGAGACCAATGaattagggggtgtttggtacaatggaatggaaaTGGTGGAAAGGCAATGAGAAAGACTTCTCTTGTTTGGTTGCAATGGAAAAGGAGAAAGAGAATCGAGAAGTGAAAATCGATTCAattccctcaattctctataaaatgtagagaattgatgggaatggaaatttttattttttttattgacgttatatgtattaaatttaatttattatttaaaattttgtattttttttatatatattcattctctgcttgTACCAAACGATAGAATATactctctttccaaatactcattctcttttcCACTATATTCAttatctattacattttcattctctttaattcactcctaccaaacaccccctaggGGTTTTGGAGAACCTCTCACTCCAAGAGAACCCCcatgaaaagaaaaactccACATATCAACatttaaggataaaaagggtTTTAACTTCTAAGAACCCCTTACTCCTTAAGGCCTTACATGTATAAAAACTAttactttataatttatattaaattaataacagCTTATATTTAATGATcattaatttcatcaaacaaaaaatatatttagtgtTCTTCAATTTTACTAAACATTTATTGTATTTATATGAAgtagaaatataaatattaaaaaaaaaaatctgactTTATTAATTGCATTATAGTTAATGCTTCACGATAGGAATctcaaatattattatattttttatatctgaaattctttatatagatataaatataaataccgtGCATTGATTTCCGTGCAATTGTTAAATACTTTACAGTAATAGACCTTATTGTTAAAAAAGCCGCATACTTTTTAGGCAGTATTAGTCCATGTCGTTAATTACTTTACAGTTATAGTCCTTATCACTAAAACCATTAAAAAACCTCCAACAAGAGCTGATGACCGTTAAGTTATGTTTTGGGTGTTTAATGGCAGTAACAATAACGACTGCAAATTAGGTCACTTTCTTTAAGCAGTTACGTCTTTTTCTCTAACGGGTGTTAATCATCGTTATATGCTATTTAAGTATCTTCCGagatttacaaaaaaatgggtccATTTTTCTAACGGGCTTGTAGTGTAGTTTTTCTGAAAATTAGTATTGTTTATCGGTTgcttaatttaacaaaaaaacgtTTTTGTTATATACTATTAACTAAAGTTGTTGTTCTTTCAATTGTTTTGCTttttaacaatttattttaaagttaatATAACCTCCAACAAGAGCTGATGACCGTTAAATTATGTTTGGGTGTTTAATGACAGTAACCATAACGAAAAATCAGGTCATTTTCTCTAAAGGAGTTACGTCTTTTTCTCTAACGGGTGTTAATCATCGTTATGTGCTATTTTACTATCTTCTGagatttacaaaaaaatgggtccATTTTTTTAATGGACGTTATAGTGTAGTTTTTCTGAGAAATTAGTATTGTTTATCGGTtgcttaatttaattatctacATACATAAATCCCGTGTGTGGAATTTCGTGTGCCATGTTTTTTTGAAAACATTAGTCCTTGTCGTTTAATATCTTGCAATATTAGACcacattgttaaaaaaaaaattaaataaaacactaATGAGTGTTAACGGTCGTTAAGTTTCATTTGgatgtttaatgtttttaacAATAACGGATGCAAACTAATGTATCTCCCGGGGCAAAGCCCAGGTAATATAAATAGTTTTGTATATTTAACGATATAATCATTTAAGATATGGGTGAACAAACTCTTCACACAGTTATCGGAATTTGAACTTGTGGTGGCAAACCAAATCCAATGTGTGTTGCCAGCTTTTCTGTCATTCAAAAAAACTAAGACATgccatcttttttattttaattaataatactcATACAAAATTTGATAAAGAGACatagaaaaaaaacttatatccTCACTACTTCAAACTCTCAAAAACCAACATCATGTTGTATAGCAGCAACAATGACCAAGAGCGCCAGGGTCCGAAAGAGGCACACACTTGCCAACCTTCCAACCATGAGGGATGCAAGTGTTTTCACATGTAGTCACTGAACTTTGGTTCGATGGATCACACGCAACTTCGCTGCAATACATGTTTCCATCCGTATTGATACCAAAACCTGTCAAAAGTACAAAACAAGACTCGACCATTATATATCGAGAGAACAGACATacataaaaaatgttaattagcAAGTATAACACGCTGAATGTATATTTCAATACAATCTTCCGTTAATAACTCATGTCATTAAGCAATGTGAAAAATATctgcaattatatttttattcgaagattaaaaactatttttctaAAGACCTCGGACAAAAGGGTGTATCGGTAAATATGTACATACTTTTATTAGTAGATAATAAGATAAAAGACTATTTACAAAGACCTCTAATAATAATGTATACGTACCATTGGATACCATCCTAGCGAATGCAATAGTGGCTGTAAGGATCACAAAAATAATGATGAATTTCATGAGATGTATGTTTTTGTTCATAATGTAACTTATTGCAATTTCTGCTTAATAGTTCTAATTATTTGCAATTTGCAAACTCTGCTTTTTCGTAATGAGATTTATAGTGActattttagataaatttgGAAACGAATAAACTCAATTAATTTCGAATTCCAAACATCCGATCGAAATATTTTATTTaccatttccatttccattcaaataatatgttaatttaaatttgggggtttttaatTAATCATCCTTCATCCTAGTTTATTTGATGTGTATGTTGTAGTTTTGATTTTACTGTGTATATAGTTTGAGCTCAACATATCTATATTTGGGAgggattttaattttaatataatattcaaaaactaatacattaaaaatattatttatacgTTGTTAAACAAGAAAATCTTACAAACTAATATAGCTTtgacaaattatttattttattttttgttttttagtacAGATGCTCTATAAATAAGCGCACCAACTACAGAATGTCAACGCATTAACTACGTATTActgaaataaacaaataaatttttttaacataccCTCCCTTTATCCAAGCAAATTAATAAAATCTTCTAGTTAAATAAATCTAACACTTTTCTAAACTTCCTATATCTTTACCAAATTTAATCTCGAACAATATGATTTAAGGTATTGTTAAACAAAGCCCTAAAGGATTTGtgaattaattagttgtacatttaccataaaatttagagGCGGACGTTTAATATGGAAacgtacaatctttttatgcacattaaatgAAGCCTAAGGGTTTTATTTTGCATTTTCCATTTAAGgtttatatttaacaaaatttgaatatatatttttgttctaTAAATTTGACATTGTTATTTTTTCATGTCCAAACTAATGAGCAAACAAAAATTcacaatattatttatttaaattagattAATTCCAACGGGCTGACTCTGTTTGTCAAAGGAAGCTGATATTTCGGCCCAAAAGAACCCGGTTGATCCAAACTTCATCCAATCTTTTCGCATCTCCAAAATGTGTTTGTAGACTGGTATCTTGTATGACTACGGAGCAAGGTTGCAAAATCGGATCGGATTGGAGAAGTGGGATGTCATAATTTTTAATTACTATTGTTTACactattaactaattaatgataaGATTAATTAACGTATATGTAGATGCCACAATGGTAAAATAGAAAGAATGGGTATAACTTTCCCCATATTCTCTCCTAAATATCATCCTATCATTTGACAATGTAAAATAATTTCACATGATCAAACTCACTCGTATTTACACTTAATCACTACTGCCATTGCATTCTGCATCAATATATTCTACATTTGAAAGCTACATTTCCATTTAGAAATAACAAGATCTTAATTAAAGCCCAACAACATTTGTATCAGAATCATGGATTTGTTTTTTGATCCAGACAAAGGCATGCCATCATTCACTATTGAAGTCGGCTATTTTGATACCATTAAAGAAATCAAAGAAAAAGTGTCCAAGTGCCAAGGTATTCCTGTTGTTGAACAAACCTTAAAATTCGATGGAAAAATTCTAGCCGATGATCTCAACATTCACACGTCCGACATCATAGATGGCTCTCGTCTTAAACTTATCACTACTACTAACGATCCTCAACAAGCGCCACACGCAACAACGACCAAGGTGAAAATTGAAGAACCTCCTTCACCATCTTCATGTTCTTCATCACACAATCTCAAAATGATTGTGGACATGAATAATGATTCCGTTATGACGCTGAAAGGGAAGATGAACGAAATGAAAAGAATCCCGTTAAGTGGGACAAAAGTATATGCGAATGGGATTGAATTGCAAGACCATAAGAGCATGCATGAGTGTCAAATTGTTGATGGGTCAGAAGGTGAGGTGCCTACTCTTCAGAAAACACCAGCAACGAGCGTTTGTAGTTTAAGCATGGGTTTATTGGGGAAGAAAATGAAGGTAAATGTGATGTCAAAAAAGGGCGAAAAGGTAAGTGTGGAAGTGAATCCTCAGAGTAATGTTGGGGAATTACGGAAAGAGTTGCAAAGGGTAAGAAATGAAGGGGTGAGATTTGGGTTGCCAGAAGAAGgatattttttcatatataaacaaaatgtgaTGGAAGAAGATCAGTCTTTTAGATGGCACCGAGTACAACAAGGTGACACCCTTGAGATCTTTAACGGCTGTGTAACCGGTGGAGCTTAATTAAAACAAGTACTCGTAATTAAACTACTGCATTCTACGTTTAATTccctaagggctttcgttaaggtgcattaattagttgtacacttaccataaaattcagggggccGTCATTTAGTATGGAAatatacaacctttttatgcatcttaagtgaa harbors:
- the LOC122602577 gene encoding ubiquitin domain-containing protein 7SL RNA1-like, whose amino-acid sequence is MDLFFDPDKGMPSFTIEVGYFDTIKEIKEKVSKCQGIPVVEQTLKFDGKILADDLNIHTSDIIDGSRLKLITTTNDPQQAPHATTTKVKIEEPPSPSSCSSSHNLKMIVDMNNDSVMTLKGKMNEMKRIPLSGTKVYANGIELQDHKSMHECQIVDGSEGEVPTLQKTPATSVCSLSMGLLGKKMKVNVMSKKGEKVSVEVNPQSNVGELRKELQRVRNEGVRFGLPEEGYFFIYKQNVMEEDQSFRWHRVQQGDTLEIFNGCVTGGA
- the LOC122603575 gene encoding ammonium transporter 1 member 2-like translates to MSSGPTCSEELTPLFGSGANATAAAEYICTRFNNTSETFNITTRAIDNTYLLFSAYLVFAMQLGFAMLCAGSVRAKNTMNIMLTNVLDAAAGGISYYVFGFAFAFGTPSNVFIGKHNFGLKSIPSDNYDYSYFLYQWAFAIAAAGITSGSIAERTQFVAYLIYSSFLTGFVYPIVSHWVWSSDGWASATKSSGDLLFGSGAIDFAGSGVVHMVGGIAGLWGAVIEGPRIGRFDRSGRSVALRGHSGSLVVLGTFLLWFGWYGFNPGSFIKISILYRPTDTYYGQWSAVGRTAVTTTLAGCTAGLTTLFSKRLLVGHWNVTDVCNGLLGGLAAITSGCSVVEPWAAIICGFVAAWVLIGFNKLAEKLKYDDPLEAAQLHGGCGAWGLLFTGLFAKKQYVNEVYAKGRPYGLFMGGGGNLFAAQIIQILAIIGWVSATMGPLFYLLKKLKLLRVSQEDEMAGMDMTRHGGFAYVYHDEEVSSHPPPGFMMRRIEPSTESPGPTNGSTNNVV
- the LOC122604191 gene encoding putative F-box protein At1g47790 translates to MSDNNIPLEIQMEIIQRIPDIKSVIRCRSVSKAWKSMIDSKEFVTAHTLRHPAKPHLLIRKRDCNDGQVKYVSIVDDDTFPNQKVSVFVPDSVNKFSPDSKIVGSSHGLFCVYDDKMSNVVIWNPSLRKTVDIAVPNVSREKSYRTIVGFGVCPGNLDPKLVKIRYVSDWSKLKDVNTSTQVEVFTLSSSGGIWRSPLKLQCPS